The Narcine bancroftii isolate sNarBan1 chromosome 6, sNarBan1.hap1, whole genome shotgun sequence genome window below encodes:
- the nudt19 gene encoding acyl-coenzyme A diphosphatase NUDT19, translating to MNRDLKFWKESATMILLAGIQRHNLTKSTTNMQITQSPEERNRHQSCSDKSMYDYALLLLQRNMRSTFFPNAYVFPGGQISPADFSSEWIQLFHPFCQPPNFILDTVKQTAQKLPMFAMDWRKLGSQISSEVAFRICAIRETFEESGILLVKPNRQDKDLNNQGIIQLPQLNQSKLASWRPLVQENAMNFIKLCKMLDCLPNIWALKEWSNWLTPTYARRKRFDTAFFICCLEEIPFTENNGHEIIFHSWMPPIEAIKGHQSEKFFLPPPQWYEIGRLCRFLHLQDLQQFSQDRTVEGSMRWLAVRLVASDGFAMLLPGDELYPEDVDFTGETEINLSSSKSLKELRLEVTRLHRIEIRNLIDYNLYMNIEPRYKHVHPLMIKNHLNSDL from the coding sequence ATGAATAGAGACTTAAAATTCTGGAAGGAATCTGCAACTATGATCCTGCTTGCAGGAATTCAAAGGCACAATCTGACGAAAAGCACTACCAATATGCAAATCACGCAGTCACCAGAAGAGAGGAACAGACATCAGTCATGCTCAGACAAGTCAATGTATGATTATGCCTTGCTTTTGTTACAACGGAATATGAGAAGCACATTTTTTCCTAATGCTTATGTGTTCCCAGGAGGTCAGATCAGCCCAGCTGATTTTTCCAGTGAATGGATTCAATTGTTCCATCCTTTTTGTCAGCCACCCAACTTTATTCTGGATACAGTTAAGCAAACTGCTCAGAAACTTCCAATGTTTGCAATGGACTGGAGAAAACTGGGATCTCAAATATCTAGTGAGGTAGCTTTCCGCATTTGTGCCATTAGGGAAACATTTGAAGAGTCAGGGATACTCCTTGTGAAGCCAAATAGACAGGATAAAGATTTAAATAACCAGGGGATCATTCAGCTTCCACAACTCAATCAATCCAAACTTGCCAGTTGGAGGCCACTTGTGCAGGAAAATGCaatgaattttataaagctgTGCAAAATGTTGGACTGTTTACCAAATATTTGGGCATTGAAAGAGTGGAGTAATTGGTTGACCCCTACTTACGCAAGGCGAAAGAGATTTGATACTGCATTCTTTATTTGTTGTTTGGAAGAAATTCCTTTCACAGAGAATAATGGTCATGAAATAATCTTTCACAGTTGGATGCCCCCTATTGAGGCAATCAAGGGCCACCAATCTGAAAAAttcttccttcctcccccacAATGGTATGAGATAGGCAGACTTTGCCGATTTCTCCATCTCCAAGATTTGCAGCAATTTAGTCAAGATCGTACTGTGGAAGGTAGCATGCGATGGCTTGCAGTTCGTCTGGTTGCATCTGATGGTTTTGCCATGCTGTTGCCTGGAGATGAACTTTATCCAGAAGATGTAGACTTCACAGGAGAAACAGAAATAAACCTCTCTTCCtccaaatctttgaaagaattacgGCTGGAGGTTACCAGACTGCATCGTATAGAAATCCGAAATCTAATTGATTATAATCTGTATATGAATATTGAACCCCGATATAAACATGTCCATCCATTGATGATAAAAAATCATCTCAATAGTGATCTCTGA